Proteins from a single region of Flavobacterium sp. YJ01:
- a CDS encoding LptE family protein, with product MKKIYSLFAFLSLFMLSGCSVYNFTGTGTIDGKTFQVNFFHNNADLIEPGIDRTFTLALQDLIMNQTNLNLVPNGGDLVYEGEITDYRTTPMTATAVGANGEVGAAQNRLTIRVNVRFTNKKKEKDDFEKSFEFYYDFSGQQLPTGTVLNDAIKTIFERITQDIFNESLAKW from the coding sequence ATGAAAAAAATATATTCTCTTTTTGCATTTTTGAGCCTTTTTATGTTGAGTGGCTGTTCGGTTTACAATTTTACCGGAACTGGTACAATTGATGGCAAAACATTTCAAGTTAATTTCTTCCATAACAATGCAGATTTGATTGAGCCTGGAATTGATAGAACTTTCACATTGGCTTTGCAAGATCTGATTATGAATCAAACCAACTTAAACTTGGTTCCAAATGGAGGTGACTTAGTTTACGAAGGAGAAATTACCGATTACAGAACCACTCCAATGACCGCAACAGCTGTTGGTGCAAATGGTGAGGTTGGTGCCGCACAAAACCGTTTAACTATTCGCGTTAATGTACGTTTTACCAATAAAAAGAAAGAAAAAGATGATTTTGAAAAATCTTTCGAATTCTATTATGACTTTTCAGGACAGCAGCTTCCAACAGGAACAGTTCTAAACGACGCTATAAAAACTATTTTCGAAAGAATTACCCAAGACATCTTTAATGAATCTTTGGCAAAATGGTAA
- a CDS encoding GxxExxY protein, protein MELYRKDEYYKIVGICMEVHRILGGGLLEIVYKDALEYEFRKHNIPYEREKEYNIQYKEIVLAHKFYADFVVYDEIILEVKASKEIIDEYTAQTINYLKLADSDLGIIVNFNKKTLQHKRVIH, encoded by the coding sequence ATGGAATTATATAGAAAAGACGAATATTATAAAATTGTTGGAATTTGCATGGAAGTTCATAGAATATTAGGAGGTGGCCTTCTGGAAATTGTTTACAAAGATGCATTAGAATATGAATTTAGAAAACATAATATTCCATATGAACGTGAAAAAGAATATAACATTCAATATAAAGAAATTGTTTTAGCGCATAAATTCTATGCTGATTTCGTGGTTTATGATGAAATCATTTTAGAAGTAAAAGCATCAAAAGAAATCATTGATGAATATACTGCTCAAACAATAAATTATTTAAAATTAGCTGATAGTGATTTAGGAATTATCGTTAATTTTAACAAAAAGACATTACAGCACAAAAGAGTTATTCATTGA
- the miaB gene encoding tRNA (N6-isopentenyl adenosine(37)-C2)-methylthiotransferase MiaB → MEKIIEESKQGESLVLENKPENTKKLFIESYGCAMNFSDSEVVASILSDGGYNTTSVLEEADLVLVNTCSIRDKAEQTIRKRLEKYNAVKRTNPKMKVGVLGCMAERLKSQFLEEEKIVDLVVGPDAYKDLPNLLAEVEEGRDAINVILSKEETYGDISPVRLMSNGITALVSITRGCDNMCTFCVVPFTRGRERSREPQSIMAEIQDLWSKGFKEITLLGQNVDSYLWYGGGLKKDFVNASEMQKATAVDFDQLLEMVAVGFPKMRIRFSTSNPQDMHESILHVIAKYPNICKHIHLPVQSGSNRILKEMNRLHSREEYMALIDKIRAIVPDASISQDMIAGFPTETEEDHQDTMSLMEYVKYNFGYMYSYSERPGTLAGRKMKDDVEEETKARRLQEIVDLQQKHAWFRSEEFVGKTVEVLVEKVSKKSKEEFSGRNSQSITVVFPKENYKIGDFVNVKITSCTSGTLKGEAVGLSSMN, encoded by the coding sequence ATGGAAAAGATTATTGAAGAAAGCAAACAAGGCGAAAGTCTTGTTTTAGAAAATAAACCTGAGAATACTAAAAAACTTTTTATAGAAAGTTACGGTTGTGCGATGAATTTTTCGGACAGTGAAGTCGTAGCTTCCATTTTGTCTGACGGAGGATATAACACCACTTCTGTTCTAGAAGAAGCCGATTTGGTTTTGGTAAATACTTGTTCGATTCGTGATAAAGCAGAACAAACTATTCGTAAGCGTCTTGAGAAATATAATGCTGTAAAACGTACAAATCCAAAAATGAAAGTGGGCGTTTTAGGCTGTATGGCTGAGCGTTTGAAAAGTCAGTTTTTAGAAGAAGAAAAAATAGTAGATCTTGTTGTTGGCCCTGATGCTTATAAAGATCTTCCGAATTTATTGGCGGAAGTTGAAGAAGGACGTGACGCCATTAATGTAATTTTATCGAAAGAAGAGACTTACGGAGATATTTCGCCAGTTCGTTTAATGAGTAACGGAATTACCGCTTTGGTTTCCATCACTCGCGGATGCGATAATATGTGTACGTTCTGCGTTGTACCTTTTACACGCGGACGCGAACGCAGTCGTGAACCTCAAAGTATTATGGCCGAAATTCAAGATTTGTGGAGTAAAGGTTTTAAAGAAATCACTCTTCTTGGGCAAAACGTTGACAGTTATCTTTGGTACGGAGGCGGATTGAAAAAAGATTTTGTAAACGCTTCTGAAATGCAAAAAGCAACAGCGGTTGATTTTGATCAATTACTTGAAATGGTTGCTGTCGGTTTTCCTAAAATGCGTATTCGATTTTCGACTTCAAATCCGCAGGATATGCATGAAAGTATTTTGCATGTTATAGCTAAATATCCAAATATCTGCAAACACATTCACTTGCCGGTTCAATCTGGAAGTAATAGAATTTTAAAAGAAATGAATCGTCTGCATTCTCGCGAAGAATATATGGCTTTAATTGACAAAATCAGAGCAATTGTTCCAGATGCTTCAATTTCTCAAGATATGATTGCTGGTTTCCCAACAGAAACTGAAGAAGATCACCAAGATACAATGAGTTTGATGGAATATGTAAAATATAATTTCGGTTATATGTATTCGTATTCTGAACGTCCTGGAACTTTGGCTGGAAGAAAAATGAAAGATGATGTTGAGGAAGAAACTAAAGCTAGAAGATTACAGGAAATTGTTGATTTACAGCAAAAACATGCTTGGTTTAGAAGCGAAGAGTTTGTTGGAAAAACGGTTGAAGTTTTAGTAGAAAAAGTTTCTAAAAAATCTAAAGAAGAATTCTCTGGAAGAAATTCTCAAAGCATAACAGTAGTTTTCCCAAAAGAGAATTACAAAATTGGAGATTTCGTAAACGTAAAAATTACAAGTTGTACAAGTGGAACTTTAAAAGGTGAAGCGGTTGGGCTTAGTAGCATGAATTAA
- a CDS encoding sigma-54 dependent transcriptional regulator, which produces METVQAIKQRFEIIGNDPKLNRAIEKAIQVAPTDISVMVTGESGVGKENIPRIIHSLSHRKHGKYIAVNCGAIPEGTIDSELFGHEKGAFTGATSTREGYFEVADGGTIFLDEVGELPLTTQVRLLRVLENGEFIKVGSSQVQKTNVRIVAATNVNLFNAIEKGKFREDLYYRLSTVEITLPPLRERNDDIHLLFRKFVADFAHKYKMPPLRLDDDAVQLLQKFRWSGNIRQLRNVAEQISVLETNRDITLATLQSYLPAEGSNLPSVINDSKKESDFSTERDILYKVLFDMKSDLNDLKKLTLELMKNGASKVQDINPNLIQKIYGNQQNDSEIDFEEEPRTAVMTPTVREENYQIPDDNYLFAETIEEEEILRLEQKEIEMIKKSLEKNKGKRKAAADELGISERTLYRKIKQFDL; this is translated from the coding sequence ATGGAAACAGTTCAAGCAATAAAACAACGATTTGAGATTATTGGAAATGATCCAAAATTAAATCGTGCTATCGAAAAAGCCATTCAGGTTGCTCCAACTGATATTTCGGTTATGGTAACTGGGGAAAGTGGTGTTGGTAAAGAAAATATTCCTAGAATTATACATTCGCTTTCGCACAGAAAACATGGTAAATATATTGCCGTAAACTGCGGTGCAATTCCGGAAGGAACTATTGACAGTGAACTTTTCGGACACGAAAAAGGAGCTTTTACAGGTGCAACTAGCACACGTGAAGGCTATTTTGAAGTTGCCGACGGCGGAACCATCTTTCTTGATGAAGTTGGTGAATTACCATTGACAACTCAAGTAAGATTACTTCGTGTTTTAGAAAATGGTGAGTTTATAAAAGTGGGTTCTTCGCAGGTTCAAAAAACCAATGTTAGAATTGTAGCTGCAACAAACGTGAACTTATTTAATGCAATCGAAAAAGGAAAATTCCGTGAGGATTTGTATTATCGTTTAAGTACGGTAGAAATTACTTTACCTCCTTTAAGAGAAAGAAACGACGATATTCACTTATTGTTTAGAAAATTTGTTGCCGATTTTGCTCACAAATACAAAATGCCTCCTTTAAGATTGGATGATGATGCCGTTCAGCTTTTGCAAAAATTTAGATGGAGCGGAAATATTCGTCAGCTTCGAAATGTTGCCGAACAGATTTCTGTTTTAGAAACCAATCGTGATATTACTTTAGCAACTTTACAATCTTATTTGCCTGCCGAAGGAAGCAACTTGCCTTCTGTAATCAACGACAGCAAAAAAGAAAGTGATTTCAGCACAGAAAGAGACATATTATATAAGGTACTTTTTGATATGAAAAGTGATCTTAATGATTTGAAAAAACTGACTCTGGAATTAATGAAAAATGGAGCTTCTAAAGTTCAAGACATTAATCCGAATTTAATTCAGAAAATATACGGAAATCAGCAAAACGATAGCGAAATTGATTTTGAAGAAGAACCAAGAACTGCGGTTATGACACCAACTGTTCGCGAAGAAAATTATCAAATTCCAGACGATAACTATTTATTTGCTGAAACAATAGAAGAAGAGGAAATTTTACGTTTGGAACAGAAAGAAATAGAAATGATCAAAAAATCATTAGAAAAAAACAAAGGAAAACGTAAGGCTGCTGCAGATGAATTAGGAATTTCAGAAAGAACCTTATACCGCAAAATCAAACAATTCGACCTATAA